From the Rhodococcus sp. NBC_00297 genome, one window contains:
- a CDS encoding DNA recombination protein RmuC: protein MTALTAVTTLVTLLVGLGLGWWLRAARGDVELARAGERLAVSADNEETLRRSLSLLNEDSARRHSGAIGQQVSHLVDPLREAVDALEEHVRLVERDRVHAYAGLTEQVAGMHRASRQLASQTDQLVTALRAPQIRGRWGEIQLERVVELAGMTRHCDFDTQVAAPGVRPDLVVKLAGGKRIVVDAKVPLVAFLDASAEQDPETIDRHLERHAKHLRTHVDQLADKKYWHAFDPSPEFVVLFVPGDPFLDAALTRDRGLLEHAFSRNVVLATPTTLIALLRTVAYTWKQDALAEDAARVRVLGRELYERLGTVGAHVDRLGSQLGKAVDSFNAAAGSLDARVFVTARKLHEMSLFDGEPPQVTSVDQRPRTMTATAMEGTSSTCRGHADDASR from the coding sequence ATGACCGCCCTCACTGCCGTGACCACTCTCGTCACCCTTCTCGTCGGCCTGGGGTTGGGCTGGTGGTTGCGGGCCGCACGCGGCGACGTCGAACTCGCCCGTGCGGGTGAGCGGCTCGCGGTCTCCGCGGACAACGAGGAGACGCTGCGGCGGTCGTTGTCGCTGCTCAACGAGGACTCCGCGCGGCGCCACTCCGGCGCCATCGGTCAACAGGTCTCCCACCTGGTCGACCCGCTGCGGGAGGCGGTCGACGCACTCGAGGAACACGTACGGCTCGTCGAGCGCGACCGTGTTCACGCATACGCGGGACTGACCGAGCAGGTCGCCGGGATGCACCGCGCCTCGCGGCAGTTGGCGTCGCAGACGGACCAGCTCGTCACCGCGCTGCGGGCGCCACAGATTCGTGGCCGGTGGGGCGAGATCCAGCTCGAGCGGGTCGTGGAGCTGGCCGGCATGACGCGCCACTGCGACTTCGACACCCAGGTCGCCGCACCCGGCGTGCGCCCCGATCTGGTGGTCAAGCTCGCCGGTGGCAAGCGCATCGTCGTCGACGCCAAGGTTCCGCTGGTCGCCTTCCTCGACGCGAGCGCCGAGCAGGATCCCGAGACCATCGATCGGCATCTCGAACGCCACGCCAAGCACCTGCGCACACACGTCGACCAGCTCGCCGACAAGAAGTACTGGCACGCGTTCGACCCGTCGCCGGAATTCGTCGTCCTCTTCGTTCCGGGCGATCCGTTCCTCGACGCCGCGCTGACGCGCGACCGCGGCCTGCTCGAACACGCCTTCTCCCGCAACGTGGTGCTCGCCACCCCGACCACTCTCATCGCCCTGCTGCGGACCGTCGCCTACACGTGGAAACAGGACGCACTGGCCGAGGACGCCGCTCGCGTGCGTGTGCTGGGCCGTGAGCTGTACGAGCGCCTCGGCACGGTCGGAGCCCACGTGGATCGCTTGGGATCACAGCTGGGAAAGGCCGTGGACTCGTTCAACGCAGCGGCGGGATCGTTGGACGCACGGGTCTTCGTCACAGCACGCAAGCTCCACGAGATGTCCCTCTTCGACGGCGAACCGCCGCAGGTCACGAGTGTGGACCAGCGGCCACGAACCATGACCGCGACTGCGATGGAGGGCACCTCGTCGACGTGTCGCGGGCATGCCGACGACGCAAGTCGTTGA
- a CDS encoding DUF6542 domain-containing protein, translated as MSSPQRARSGVPLDQRSAVPSVPGIPAWGAVAVAVGAAVLGFLVDAMRGDELGSTFAVLYVLGALIAVVAVRHRGLFTAMVQPPLIMFLGVPIAYQILTDGAGTSIKDIVLTVAVPLVDRFPLMALTTLLVLGVGGARLALDRRPTPVRKPARAARPAAAARDAAPRRSRSERPATRETAGRAEERRRTRQEPRTDAPDARHDRTRRARPAAPQPREESRAARPAPRAYEGQVTASDNGRPREARPRYEPTPYEPRRTGAENLSPYPAPRVRYRDRD; from the coding sequence GTGTCTTCCCCCCAACGCGCACGCTCGGGAGTGCCTCTCGACCAGCGCTCCGCTGTGCCGTCGGTACCCGGAATCCCCGCATGGGGCGCCGTCGCGGTGGCAGTGGGCGCAGCCGTCCTGGGCTTTCTCGTCGATGCCATGCGTGGCGACGAGCTGGGATCGACGTTCGCCGTCCTGTACGTGCTCGGTGCACTCATCGCCGTCGTCGCGGTCCGCCATCGTGGACTCTTCACCGCCATGGTGCAGCCGCCGCTCATCATGTTCCTCGGCGTCCCCATCGCGTACCAGATCCTCACCGACGGAGCGGGCACCTCGATCAAGGACATCGTCCTGACCGTCGCCGTGCCGCTCGTCGATCGCTTCCCGCTCATGGCGCTGACCACGCTGTTGGTCCTCGGCGTCGGTGGCGCCCGGCTCGCGCTCGATCGTCGCCCCACTCCGGTCCGGAAGCCGGCGCGCGCAGCGCGACCGGCCGCGGCAGCGCGTGACGCCGCACCCCGACGGTCGCGCTCCGAACGTCCCGCCACTCGCGAGACGGCGGGACGGGCGGAGGAACGCCGCAGGACCCGCCAGGAACCGCGGACGGACGCACCCGACGCTCGACACGACCGCACCCGGCGTGCACGGCCCGCCGCACCGCAACCGCGCGAGGAGTCACGCGCTGCTCGGCCCGCCCCGCGCGCCTACGAGGGCCAGGTCACGGCTTCCGACAACGGTCGCCCACGGGAAGCTCGCCCCCGGTACGAACCCACGCCGTACGAACCCCGGCGAACCGGTGCGGAGAATCTGTCGCCGTACCCCGCACCACGGGTGCGCTACCGCGACCGGGACTGA
- a CDS encoding 4-hydroxy-3-methylbut-2-enyl diphosphate reductase — MSSALPVSSSSTTSSAIPLELGIARPAVTGEVYDGPLRVLLAEPRGYCAGVDRAVETVEKALEKHGAPIYVRKEIVHNRHVVETLSDQGVIFVDETDEVPDGALLVFSAHGVSPAVHESAAAKNLRTIDATCPLVTKVHQEAKRFARDDFDILLIGHEGHEEVEGTAGEAPDHVQVVDGPDSVDAVTVRDENRVIWLSQTTLSVDETMTTVARLREKFPNLQDPPSDDICYATQNRQVAVKAMAPECDLVIVVGSTNSSNSVRLVEVALAAGARASYLVDYAKDIDLAWLEGVRTVGITSGASVPEVLVRGVLDLLETHGFGDVKSVTTANETLVFALPRELRTTSRV, encoded by the coding sequence ATGTCTTCGGCTCTTCCGGTGTCCTCGTCTTCCACCACCTCCTCCGCCATCCCGCTCGAGCTGGGTATCGCCCGGCCGGCGGTCACCGGTGAGGTCTACGACGGCCCGCTGCGTGTTCTGCTCGCCGAGCCGCGCGGGTACTGCGCCGGTGTGGACCGAGCGGTGGAGACGGTCGAGAAGGCGCTCGAGAAGCACGGCGCCCCGATCTACGTGCGCAAGGAGATCGTGCACAACCGCCACGTGGTGGAGACGCTGTCCGATCAGGGCGTCATCTTCGTGGACGAGACCGACGAGGTGCCGGACGGGGCACTGCTCGTGTTCTCCGCGCACGGTGTTTCACCGGCGGTCCACGAGTCCGCGGCCGCCAAGAACCTGCGCACCATCGACGCGACGTGCCCACTGGTGACGAAGGTGCACCAGGAGGCCAAGCGGTTCGCTCGCGACGACTTCGACATCCTGCTCATCGGCCACGAGGGTCACGAGGAGGTCGAGGGCACCGCGGGCGAGGCCCCGGACCACGTGCAGGTCGTGGACGGGCCGGATTCCGTCGACGCCGTCACCGTCCGGGACGAGAACCGCGTCATCTGGTTGTCGCAGACCACGTTGAGTGTCGACGAGACCATGACGACTGTCGCGCGACTGCGGGAGAAGTTCCCCAACCTGCAGGATCCGCCCAGCGACGACATCTGCTACGCCACCCAGAACCGTCAGGTCGCCGTCAAGGCGATGGCGCCCGAATGCGATCTCGTGATCGTGGTCGGGTCGACGAACTCGTCGAACTCCGTCCGTCTGGTCGAGGTCGCGCTCGCCGCGGGCGCGCGCGCGAGCTACCTGGTCGACTACGCCAAGGACATCGATCTCGCCTGGCTCGAGGGCGTCCGCACGGTGGGCATCACGTCCGGCGCATCCGTGCCGGAGGTGCTGGTGCGTGGAGTGCTGGACCTGCTCGAGACACATGGCTTCGGCGACGTGAAGTCGGTGACGACGGCCAACGAGACGCTGGTCTTCGCGCTTCCTCGCGAGCTGCGGACCACCAGCCGGGTCTGA
- a CDS encoding lipid droplet-associated protein yields the protein MIRPPFAARVALGIAVTVVEEARRLPTTAISLPMTAVSEVLQTAMRLQQTVTELAIKGDQVFSLIGSRPVETAEWATFDDDADVAPARYTQVPLSTEPEPVGDPAGEIDVPEPGAPAGRFALYSTPPSEIETTEPVPAPALATAPTATPEIVEYLDYDALTLAQLRARLRSLSVEDLTSLLEYETSAADRAPYRTMLENRITTARAK from the coding sequence ATGATCCGTCCACCCTTCGCCGCCCGCGTCGCGCTCGGAATCGCCGTGACCGTCGTCGAGGAGGCTCGGCGTCTCCCCACCACCGCCATCTCCCTGCCGATGACCGCCGTGAGCGAGGTCCTCCAGACCGCGATGCGTCTGCAACAGACCGTCACCGAGCTGGCCATCAAGGGCGACCAGGTGTTCTCCCTGATCGGCTCCCGCCCGGTCGAGACCGCAGAGTGGGCGACCTTCGACGACGACGCGGACGTCGCACCCGCGCGGTACACGCAGGTGCCGCTGTCCACCGAGCCCGAGCCGGTCGGTGACCCGGCCGGAGAGATCGACGTGCCGGAGCCCGGTGCGCCCGCAGGGCGGTTCGCCCTGTACTCGACCCCGCCGTCGGAGATCGAGACGACCGAACCCGTTCCGGCCCCGGCTCTCGCGACCGCGCCGACCGCGACTCCCGAGATCGTGGAGTACCTCGACTACGACGCCCTGACGCTGGCTCAGTTGCGTGCCCGTCTGCGGTCGCTGTCGGTCGAGGACCTCACGTCACTTCTCGAGTACGAGACGTCGGCCGCGGATCGCGCGCCGTACCGGACCATGCTCGAGAACCGCATCACCACCGCCCGAGCGAAGTGA